A genomic stretch from Luteitalea sp. includes:
- a CDS encoding DUF899 domain-containing protein: protein MRHFWGSELFWAERAPGQDPRHVGTLEILWNLLDLTPEGRPADWHEQLKYERQEKT from the coding sequence ATCCGCCACTTCTGGGGATCCGAGCTCTTCTGGGCGGAACGAGCTCCCGGGCAAGACCCTCGACACGTCGGCACCCTGGAGATCCTGTGGAATCTGCTGGACCTCACCCCCGAAGGGCGTCCAGCGGACTGGCACGAACAACTGAAGTACGAAAGACAGGAGAAGACGTGA
- a CDS encoding XRE family transcriptional regulator, translating into MKATLIVIQNEADHAEAKALVARLMHSDTEADRARLLAQARLIEAYEKIRWPRRRPTLPDLLAYLMDQHGLTRADLIPVLGTASRVSEVLGGKRDLSMTMIKRLRDRFRVPADLLIPPTSRKRTAA; encoded by the coding sequence ATGAAGGCAACCCTCATCGTAATCCAGAACGAGGCAGACCATGCAGAGGCCAAGGCACTGGTCGCACGGTTGATGCACTCAGACACGGAGGCGGACCGCGCACGCCTATTGGCACAGGCGCGGCTGATCGAGGCCTATGAGAAGATCCGCTGGCCGCGCAGGCGCCCCACGCTGCCCGATCTACTCGCCTATCTGATGGATCAGCATGGACTGACGCGTGCCGATCTGATTCCTGTCCTGGGGACAGCAAGCCGCGTCAGTGAGGTGCTGGGAGGCAAACGCGACCTCAGCATGACCATGATCAAGCGGTTGCGCGATCGCTTTCGTGTACCCGCCGACCTGCTGATCCCTCCGACCTCGCGCAAGCGGACGGCGGCATGA